A single window of Pontibacillus chungwhensis DNA harbors:
- the polA gene encoding DNA polymerase I, translating to MTNKLVLIDGNSIAYRAFFALPLLNNDKGVHTNAVYGFTTMLLKILEEENPTHMLVAFDAGKTTFRHKTYEEYKGGRQKTPPELSEQFSLLRELLDNFQIKHYELNQYEADDIIGTFAKRGEEEKWEVKVISGDRDLLQLVSDQVSVALTKKGITNVETYTPSYLEEKMEVRADQIIDLKALMGDSSDNIPGVPGVGEKTAVKLLKQFETLSNVYEGLEEVSGKKLKEKLESNKENAFMSKQLVTINVDTPVEIGLEDVTYTGYEYQKVSAFFRDLGFQSLISRIGGEEEAEKVQESLPELKVTVLDEVKEEHLSSSTALVVEMLGDNYHTANIEGIGLVHEKGAYFIPADVAVESELFKDWAENSQNKKAVFDAKKTSVALTRHGIEIRGIDFDMLLASYLTNPSENHHDIPSISHRMGYKEIQFDEEVYGKGAKMKVPEISSLSSHVARKANMLFELKSVMEEQLQSNEQWELYDELEMPLALILGEMEHTGVKVDVDRLKEMGAELEERLNQLEAEIHDLAGETFNLNSPKQLGPILFEKLELPVIKKTKTGYSTSADVLEQLSDQHEIIPKLLLYRQLGKLKSTYIEGLLKVVHDDAMIHTRFNQALTQTGRLSSTEPNLQNIPIRLEEGKKIRQAFIPSKEGWYIFAADYSQIELRVLAHIAEDEKLIKAFNDNEDIHTQTAMDVFHVDKDDVTDQMRRQAKAVNFGIVYGISEYGLSQSLGISRKEAKQFIERYLDSYPGVKNYMDEIVLDAKQKGYVTTLMNRRRYLPDITSRNFNSRSFAERTAMNTPIQGSAADIIKKAMVDLHHRLEEEQLKATLLLQVHDELILEAPEEELGKLEEIVSEVMQNTVDLDVPLLVDSAKGTTWYDAK from the coding sequence ATGACAAATAAACTGGTTCTTATTGATGGAAACAGTATAGCCTACCGAGCTTTTTTTGCTCTGCCGCTATTAAACAATGATAAAGGTGTACATACAAACGCCGTTTACGGGTTCACAACGATGCTGTTAAAAATACTAGAAGAAGAAAATCCGACACATATGCTTGTAGCATTTGACGCAGGAAAGACGACGTTTCGTCACAAAACTTATGAAGAATATAAGGGAGGTCGTCAAAAGACTCCACCAGAGCTTTCTGAGCAATTCTCTCTTTTACGTGAGTTATTGGATAACTTCCAAATAAAGCACTACGAACTAAACCAGTATGAAGCGGATGATATTATTGGAACGTTTGCGAAGAGGGGAGAAGAGGAGAAGTGGGAAGTCAAGGTCATTAGTGGTGACCGTGATTTATTGCAACTCGTATCGGATCAAGTTTCTGTAGCGCTAACGAAAAAAGGGATCACCAATGTTGAAACATACACTCCTTCTTACTTAGAAGAGAAAATGGAAGTTCGTGCAGATCAGATCATCGACTTGAAAGCCCTGATGGGGGATAGTTCTGATAACATTCCAGGTGTTCCAGGTGTTGGGGAAAAGACGGCTGTAAAACTGCTTAAACAATTTGAGACCTTATCAAACGTATATGAAGGTCTTGAAGAGGTTAGCGGGAAGAAACTAAAAGAAAAGCTTGAATCAAATAAAGAAAATGCTTTTATGAGTAAACAGCTGGTGACGATTAACGTAGATACACCTGTAGAGATTGGATTAGAAGATGTTACGTATACAGGGTATGAATATCAGAAAGTGAGTGCTTTCTTTAGAGATCTTGGTTTCCAATCTCTAATTAGCCGAATCGGCGGAGAAGAGGAAGCGGAGAAAGTCCAGGAGTCTCTCCCTGAATTAAAGGTCACCGTACTCGATGAGGTGAAGGAAGAGCACCTGAGTTCCTCCACAGCTCTTGTAGTCGAAATGCTAGGGGACAACTATCATACCGCGAACATAGAAGGTATCGGCCTTGTTCATGAAAAGGGAGCTTATTTTATTCCTGCCGATGTTGCGGTCGAGTCCGAACTATTTAAAGATTGGGCAGAGAACAGTCAGAATAAAAAAGCTGTTTTTGACGCAAAGAAAACCTCTGTGGCCCTAACGCGTCATGGAATAGAGATCCGTGGTATAGATTTCGATATGTTACTCGCTTCTTATCTAACTAACCCAAGCGAGAACCATCACGACATTCCATCAATTAGTCATCGTATGGGATATAAAGAGATTCAATTTGATGAAGAAGTGTATGGTAAAGGCGCTAAAATGAAAGTGCCTGAAATCTCTTCCTTGTCTAGTCATGTTGCTCGTAAAGCGAATATGCTCTTTGAGCTAAAGTCGGTTATGGAAGAACAATTACAATCGAATGAACAATGGGAACTCTATGATGAGCTAGAGATGCCACTTGCATTAATACTTGGGGAAATGGAACATACGGGTGTAAAGGTAGATGTCGATCGTCTGAAAGAAATGGGAGCAGAGCTTGAGGAGCGCCTCAACCAATTAGAAGCTGAGATCCATGATTTGGCCGGTGAGACGTTTAATTTAAATTCACCGAAACAGCTAGGGCCTATTTTATTCGAAAAGCTTGAACTGCCTGTTATCAAAAAGACGAAGACAGGCTATTCTACATCCGCAGACGTATTAGAGCAGCTAAGTGATCAGCACGAAATCATTCCAAAGCTTCTCCTTTATCGTCAGTTAGGGAAGCTGAAGTCTACGTACATCGAAGGATTGTTGAAAGTAGTCCATGATGATGCGATGATCCATACACGCTTTAATCAAGCGTTAACACAAACAGGACGATTAAGTTCCACAGAACCGAACTTGCAAAATATCCCAATACGTCTTGAAGAAGGTAAGAAAATCAGGCAAGCCTTTATCCCTTCAAAAGAGGGGTGGTACATCTTCGCTGCAGACTATTCTCAAATTGAGCTTCGAGTATTAGCGCATATTGCTGAGGATGAGAAACTGATTAAAGCCTTTAATGATAATGAGGATATCCACACACAAACGGCTATGGATGTATTCCATGTTGATAAAGATGATGTAACCGATCAAATGAGAAGACAAGCTAAGGCAGTTAACTTTGGAATTGTATACGGAATAAGTGAGTATGGACTTTCTCAAAGTCTAGGAATTAGTCGTAAAGAAGCGAAGCAATTTATTGAACGGTATTTAGATAGTTATCCAGGTGTAAAAAACTACATGGACGAAATTGTGCTTGATGCAAAACAGAAAGGGTATGTAACCACCCTCATGAACAGAAGAAGGTACCTGCCTGATATTACAAGTCGTAACTTTAATAGTAGAAGTTTCGCAGAACGTACAGCGATGAACACACCTATACAAGGTTCCGCTGCTGATATCATCAAGAAGGCGATGGTCGATCTCCATCATCGTTTGGAAGAGGAACAATTAAAAGCAACCCTTCTTCTTCAAGTACACGATGAATTGATTCTTGAAGCTCCAGAAGAAGAACTTGGAAAGCTTGAAGAGATCGTCTCTGAAGTCATGCAAAATACAGTTGACTTAGATGTGCCACTGCTTGTTGATTCTGCTAAAGGAACAACATGGTACGATGCTAAATAA
- the coaE gene encoding dephospho-CoA kinase (Dephospho-CoA kinase (CoaE) performs the final step in coenzyme A biosynthesis.): protein MGIVIGLTGSIATGKSTVSLMFEEYNIPVVDADKLSRKVVEPGREAYNQVVSVFGEGILRDDRTLDRKALGEIVFNDEGKRKQLNDIVHPAVRQEMVRERDRYLDRGDKAVVLDIPLLFESNLTGYVDKTLVVAVDEEVQLQRLMERDESSKEEALSRIRSQLSITEKVRMADEVIDNNGSKRETYDQLEAILRQWNILS from the coding sequence ATGGGTATTGTTATTGGATTGACAGGAAGTATTGCCACAGGAAAGAGTACAGTTTCTCTTATGTTTGAGGAGTATAATATTCCTGTCGTTGATGCTGATAAGTTATCACGCAAGGTGGTTGAACCGGGGCGTGAGGCTTATAACCAAGTGGTAAGTGTGTTTGGAGAAGGGATTTTAAGAGACGATCGGACGCTTGATCGGAAGGCGCTTGGAGAAATCGTCTTTAATGACGAAGGTAAAAGAAAGCAGCTCAATGACATTGTTCATCCGGCTGTTAGGCAGGAAATGGTTAGAGAGCGAGACCGCTATTTAGACCGTGGGGACAAGGCGGTTGTTTTAGATATTCCTCTATTGTTTGAGAGCAACTTAACAGGCTATGTCGACAAAACTCTTGTCGTAGCGGTAGATGAGGAAGTTCAATTGCAGCGCTTAATGGAGCGTGATGAGAGTTCTAAAGAAGAAGCCCTGAGCCGCATACGCTCGCAATTATCCATAACCGAAAAGGTGCGTATGGCGGATGAAGTTATTGACAATAACGGCTCTAAAAGAGAGACCTATGATCAACTAGAAGCCATACTACGACAGTGGAATATATTATCCTGA
- a CDS encoding MaoC family dehydratase → MLGKRRKLGKKIKEVTVGEVYTETMSIEDKDILLYLGLTSDANPLYIQHDYASQTPYKRPLVPSVMLYGMVSSLVSSHLPGPGCHITEQLLRYPTPLHHYSEVTITVKVTEVNEHEHNVKLQVHGENEDSEEVIAGTLTVTPAFEPESMTARSLENFY, encoded by the coding sequence ATGCTTGGCAAGAGAAGAAAGCTTGGCAAAAAAATAAAAGAAGTTACGGTTGGAGAAGTGTACACAGAAACGATGTCCATTGAAGATAAAGATATCTTACTTTATCTCGGATTAACAAGTGATGCCAATCCGTTATACATTCAACATGACTATGCTTCACAGACTCCTTATAAGCGTCCTTTAGTGCCATCGGTAATGCTATACGGAATGGTGTCTTCCCTGGTTTCCTCACACTTGCCTGGCCCAGGATGCCATATTACAGAACAACTGCTTCGTTACCCAACCCCCTTACACCACTATTCAGAAGTAACCATCACGGTCAAAGTAACCGAAGTCAATGAACACGAACATAACGTAAAGCTTCAGGTGCACGGAGAAAACGAAGACAGCGAAGAGGTCATCGCAGGTACCTTAACCGTTACCCCAGCCTTTGAACCAGAATCCATGACAGCTCGCTCACTGGAAAATTTCTATTAA
- the pnpS gene encoding two-component system histidine kinase PnpS yields the protein MRNKYDSRPFLTYSILAILLMLGLGLVLAQLTKNFFVDVIEERVENEAVYLSEFVEDASDLSTLEELSTQLDIGLVFISENRQVLLNTTKQVLSLTTGEVDTVDSYMNTQQAGFSPLHEGYLKDHMFFYPFEAENSALNGQLVLVLKIDSLTHITSNIWVIIGITLLVGILVMATLGRNIFEKYIKPIRSASNVADELARGNYRARTYEGNYGEAAVLTSSINVLARNLQEMTMQQEMQKDRLEAVINNMGNGLMLIDEKGYINLVNRAFLEHFGDNEQKYLGHLYYEAVEEAEIHKAVKEVFMTEDKVRHSFILPLQIERRFLEVLGAPIFNEANQWKGVVLVFHDITELKNLEQMRKDFVANVSHELKTPITSIRGFSETLLDGAMSDEGLREQFITIILKESERLQSLIHDLLELSKLEKEEFSLNIEHISVQSLVKDVIPIVEQQANHKGIEIEQYVDTEGYIDGDSARLKQVVINLVTNAINYTPSGGTIKLELKNQKNSFLISVTDSGIGIPKEDVPRIFERFYRVDKARSRNSGGTGLGLAIVKHIVEAHHGTIDVESEYQKGTAFHITLPKKFTKR from the coding sequence ATGCGTAACAAGTATGATTCAAGACCTTTTTTAACGTATTCCATTTTAGCAATTCTCCTCATGTTAGGTCTTGGTTTGGTCCTGGCTCAACTCACGAAGAATTTCTTTGTTGATGTTATTGAAGAGCGGGTTGAGAATGAAGCTGTTTATCTTTCTGAATTTGTGGAAGATGCCTCAGATTTAAGTACGCTTGAAGAACTTAGTACGCAGCTTGATATCGGCCTTGTTTTTATTTCTGAGAATCGACAAGTTCTTTTAAATACAACGAAGCAAGTATTATCGTTAACTACCGGGGAAGTCGACACGGTAGATTCGTATATGAATACTCAGCAAGCAGGCTTTAGTCCTTTGCATGAGGGATATTTGAAAGACCATATGTTTTTCTATCCTTTCGAAGCGGAAAATAGTGCGTTGAATGGGCAACTTGTACTTGTGCTAAAGATTGATTCTTTAACCCATATCACCAGTAACATTTGGGTAATTATTGGGATTACTCTCCTGGTTGGTATTTTGGTTATGGCAACGCTCGGACGAAATATATTTGAGAAATATATTAAACCGATCCGTTCTGCGTCTAATGTAGCCGATGAGCTTGCAAGAGGGAATTACAGAGCCAGAACCTATGAAGGGAATTATGGAGAGGCAGCTGTACTTACGTCTTCGATCAATGTGTTAGCGCGCAATCTTCAAGAGATGACGATGCAGCAGGAGATGCAGAAGGATCGTTTAGAAGCCGTTATTAATAACATGGGGAATGGGCTTATGTTAATTGATGAGAAAGGGTACATCAATCTTGTGAACCGTGCTTTTTTAGAGCATTTTGGCGATAACGAACAAAAGTACTTAGGGCACTTATATTACGAAGCAGTGGAAGAAGCGGAGATTCATAAAGCTGTTAAAGAAGTATTTATGACAGAAGATAAAGTACGCCATTCCTTCATACTTCCCCTCCAGATCGAACGAAGATTTCTTGAAGTATTAGGGGCTCCAATCTTTAATGAGGCCAATCAGTGGAAGGGTGTTGTTCTAGTTTTCCATGACATCACTGAATTAAAGAATCTCGAACAAATGCGTAAAGACTTCGTTGCGAATGTCTCACATGAGTTAAAGACGCCAATTACGTCTATTAGAGGTTTTTCAGAAACGCTACTTGATGGAGCAATGTCAGATGAAGGCCTAAGGGAACAGTTTATTACGATCATATTGAAAGAGAGTGAACGATTGCAGTCGCTTATTCATGATCTTTTAGAGCTCTCGAAGTTAGAGAAGGAAGAATTCTCATTAAATATAGAGCATATCTCTGTACAATCATTAGTAAAAGATGTTATTCCAATAGTTGAACAACAAGCCAATCATAAAGGCATCGAAATCGAGCAATATGTGGACACTGAAGGGTATATCGACGGGGATTCAGCCCGTTTAAAGCAAGTGGTTATTAATCTTGTGACGAATGCGATTAACTATACGCCAAGTGGAGGAACCATTAAACTCGAATTAAAGAACCAGAAGAATTCTTTCCTTATTTCCGTTACGGATAGTGGGATTGGAATTCCAAAAGAAGATGTACCGCGTATTTTTGAACGATTCTATCGAGTAGATAAAGCCAGAAGTCGAAATTCAGGTGGCACAGGTTTAGGGCTGGCGATTGTGAAGCATATTGTGGAAGCGCATCATGGTACGATTGATGTGGAAAGTGAATATCAAAAAGGAACAGCCTTTCATATTACGTTACCTAAAAAGTTTACAAAACGTTAA
- a CDS encoding response regulator transcription factor — MAQNILIVDDEESIVTLLKYNIEQSGFETEVAYTGAEALEKANEQFFDLIVLDVMLPEMDGMEVCKQLRQKQVQTPILMLTAKDDEFDKVLGLELGADDYLTKPFSPREVVARIKAILRRSGMRETTTEEDDNIHIADLKVFPEQYEATVKGESLILTPKEFELLLYLTKNKGRVLSRDQLLSAVWNYDFVGDTRIVDVHISHLREKIEPDTKKPVYIKTIRGLGYKMEDPSKDA; from the coding sequence ATGGCTCAAAACATTTTAATCGTAGACGACGAAGAATCGATTGTAACGTTGTTAAAATATAATATAGAACAATCAGGCTTTGAAACGGAAGTAGCCTATACAGGTGCTGAGGCCTTAGAGAAAGCTAATGAACAATTCTTTGATCTTATTGTATTAGATGTTATGCTCCCCGAAATGGATGGGATGGAAGTATGTAAGCAACTTAGACAGAAGCAAGTTCAGACGCCTATTCTAATGCTAACCGCTAAGGATGATGAATTTGATAAAGTGTTAGGGCTAGAACTCGGAGCAGACGACTACCTAACAAAACCGTTTAGTCCTCGTGAAGTTGTAGCGCGTATTAAGGCGATCTTAAGACGGTCTGGTATGCGTGAAACAACTACCGAAGAAGATGACAACATTCACATTGCTGACTTAAAAGTCTTTCCTGAACAATATGAGGCGACGGTTAAAGGCGAGTCTCTCATACTGACTCCTAAGGAATTCGAACTTCTTCTCTATCTAACTAAAAATAAAGGTAGGGTATTATCCAGGGATCAATTACTAAGCGCTGTTTGGAATTACGATTTTGTTGGAGATACCCGAATTGTGGATGTTCATATTAGTCACTTAAGAGAGAAGATTGAACCAGACACAAAGAAACCCGTCTATATTAAAACAATTAGAGGCTTAGGTTACAAGATGGAGGATCCTTCTAAAGATGCGTAA
- the hflC gene encoding protease modulator HflC, with the protein MSDENVMEMENESNSNYGKRMIKIGLSLIILILLLVALISSVMIVKEGEYKVVRQFGEIVRIEDEPGLKFKLPLIQTVSTLPKKKMVYDVNEKEINTLDKKRMIIDNYAIWHIVDPDKMINNARTMIGAEARMGEFIFSVIRTELGQMNYEEIINDEESSRGDLHKRITERVNQLLARDEFGIRVDDVRIKRTDLPDENEQTVFRNMISERESKAQEYLSKGEAAKNRIIAQTDREVTEMLSKANAEAAAIRAEGEQEAAKIYNESFSKDEDFYQLYRTLESYKKTINGETTIILPQDSPYARNLTGYFE; encoded by the coding sequence ATGAGTGATGAGAATGTGATGGAAATGGAGAATGAGTCGAATTCAAACTATGGGAAGCGGATGATTAAGATTGGATTAAGTCTTATCATTTTGATCTTATTACTCGTAGCGCTTATCAGTAGTGTCATGATTGTGAAAGAAGGAGAATATAAAGTGGTTCGTCAATTTGGTGAAATTGTAAGAATTGAAGATGAGCCTGGTCTTAAATTTAAACTCCCTCTTATTCAGACGGTTAGTACTCTACCGAAGAAAAAAATGGTCTATGACGTAAATGAGAAAGAAATCAATACCCTTGATAAGAAACGAATGATTATTGATAATTACGCCATTTGGCATATTGTTGATCCTGATAAGATGATTAACAATGCCAGAACCATGATCGGAGCAGAAGCTCGTATGGGGGAATTTATCTTCTCTGTTATCCGTACCGAGTTAGGGCAGATGAACTATGAAGAAATTATAAATGATGAAGAGTCCTCGCGAGGAGACTTGCACAAGCGTATTACTGAACGAGTAAATCAATTACTCGCTCGAGATGAGTTTGGGATTCGGGTGGATGATGTTCGAATTAAACGAACCGATTTGCCCGATGAGAATGAACAAACCGTATTTCGGAATATGATTTCTGAGCGTGAATCAAAAGCTCAAGAGTACCTTTCAAAAGGGGAAGCAGCTAAAAATCGTATTATCGCTCAGACTGATCGAGAAGTTACAGAAATGCTCTCAAAAGCTAATGCTGAAGCTGCAGCTATTCGAGCTGAAGGAGAACAGGAAGCGGCTAAAATTTATAATGAATCGTTCTCTAAAGATGAAGACTTTTACCAATTATACCGGACCCTTGAATCCTACAAGAAAACGATTAATGGGGAAACGACGATCATCCTTCCGCAAGACTCACCATATGCAAGGAACTTAACGGGATATTTTGAATAG
- the hflK gene encoding FtsH protease activity modulator HflK — translation MEIKRIGGIRVTLKQIYTWIAMGVAAIVLIIVGITSWYTVDESEQAVILTFGNAEESITEPGLHFKMPWPIQEVEKLSKETFSLNFGYSQDDKSNKKQVQMITGDENIVLADLVVQWKIVDPAKYLYQSQDPELALNNATSASLRSIIGTSEIDEALTSGKAEIENEVREMLIRLVEDYNIGISVSDVKLQEVDLPDEEVRTAFTKVTDARETSNTKRNEAEKYRNEKYEEALGEKDAIISRAEGDKVARIEEAKGDVAKFNALYEAYKKSPAITRERLVIETLEDVLPNANLYIMNDDGNTLKYLPIGKPSSVQPTPKEGGSDNE, via the coding sequence ATGGAAATAAAAAGAATAGGGGGGATACGGGTGACGTTAAAACAAATCTATACTTGGATCGCTATGGGGGTAGCGGCAATTGTTCTTATTATAGTGGGGATCACAAGTTGGTATACGGTTGATGAATCTGAGCAAGCTGTTATTCTAACGTTCGGAAACGCAGAAGAAAGCATAACTGAACCAGGGCTTCATTTTAAAATGCCTTGGCCCATTCAAGAAGTGGAAAAGCTGTCGAAGGAAACATTTAGTTTGAACTTTGGCTATTCACAGGATGATAAAAGCAATAAGAAGCAGGTCCAAATGATAACAGGTGATGAGAATATTGTACTTGCTGACCTCGTCGTGCAATGGAAGATTGTGGACCCAGCGAAATATTTATATCAATCACAAGATCCTGAACTTGCTTTAAATAACGCTACTTCCGCTTCTCTAAGAAGTATCATTGGTACTTCTGAGATTGATGAGGCCTTAACTTCCGGTAAAGCTGAAATCGAAAATGAAGTCCGTGAAATGTTAATCCGTTTAGTTGAAGATTATAATATTGGAATCTCGGTTAGTGATGTAAAGTTACAAGAGGTGGATCTTCCGGATGAAGAAGTACGCACAGCTTTCACAAAGGTTACGGATGCCCGTGAGACGAGTAACACCAAAAGAAATGAAGCAGAGAAATACCGTAACGAAAAGTACGAAGAAGCATTAGGGGAGAAAGATGCGATTATTTCACGTGCAGAAGGCGACAAGGTAGCTCGCATTGAAGAGGCAAAGGGAGATGTAGCTAAGTTCAATGCTCTTTATGAAGCTTATAAGAAGTCTCCTGCAATAACGAGAGAACGACTCGTTATTGAAACCCTTGAAGATGTGCTCCCGAATGCAAACTTATATATTATGAATGATGATGGGAATACGCTCAAGTACCTACCGATCGGAAAGCCTTCCTCCGTTCAACCAACACCGAAAGAGGGAGGGTCAGATAATGAGTGA
- the mutM gene encoding DNA-formamidopyrimidine glycosylase, which translates to MPELPEVETIKKTLQHLVTEKTIEDVEVFWANIIQRPKDPQAFKERLQGQTIHNLKRRGKFLLFYLDTDVLISHLRMEGKYGVFQGNEERAKHTHVVFRFTDGTELRYQDVRKFGTMHIYPIGEEFNSPPLDQLGPEPFDPLFTPDHLYTKLKKTSRHVKTALLDQVIVTGLGNIYVDEALHRSSIHPERKGKDVTKAEAVRLHGEIVATLQEAVEQGGTTIRTYVNTQGQIGMFQQRLKVYGREDEPCERCGTVITKTKVGGRGTHFCLQCQPE; encoded by the coding sequence TTGCCTGAGTTACCAGAAGTCGAAACCATCAAGAAAACGTTACAACATCTTGTAACTGAGAAAACGATTGAAGATGTTGAGGTGTTTTGGGCAAATATAATTCAACGTCCTAAAGACCCTCAAGCTTTTAAAGAACGATTACAGGGGCAAACCATTCACAATTTGAAGCGACGTGGCAAGTTTTTGTTGTTTTATCTTGATACGGACGTGTTGATCTCTCATCTTCGAATGGAAGGAAAGTATGGTGTTTTTCAGGGGAATGAAGAGAGGGCTAAGCATACTCATGTCGTTTTCCGTTTTACAGATGGAACAGAACTCCGTTACCAGGATGTAAGGAAGTTTGGGACTATGCATATCTACCCGATTGGAGAAGAATTTAATAGTCCCCCTTTGGATCAATTAGGACCAGAACCGTTTGACCCGCTGTTTACACCTGACCACTTATATACAAAGCTTAAGAAGACATCAAGACATGTGAAAACGGCTTTATTGGATCAAGTGATCGTAACCGGCCTAGGGAATATATATGTAGATGAGGCTCTCCATCGTTCCTCTATCCACCCAGAGCGGAAGGGGAAAGATGTCACTAAAGCAGAAGCTGTTCGTTTACATGGTGAAATTGTTGCTACCCTTCAAGAAGCTGTTGAGCAAGGGGGGACAACCATTCGCACTTATGTGAATACACAAGGACAGATTGGGATGTTCCAACAGCGATTAAAAGTATATGGTCGTGAGGATGAACCATGCGAACGATGTGGAACTGTGATCACAAAGACCAAAGTTGGGGGCAGAGGTACTCATTTCTGCCTTCAGTGCCAACCAGAGTAA
- a CDS encoding glyceraldehyde-3-phosphate dehydrogenase: MKSRVAINGFGRIGRMVFRQAILDKQVEVVAINASYPPETLAHLIKYDSVHGHFQGEVKALEDGLEIDGKKVHLFASRDPLKLPWKEYEVDIVIEATGKFKTKETAGQHIEAGAKKVVITAPGKEVDATIVMGVNESVYNDKEHDVLSNASCTTNCLAPVVKVLDEQFGIENGLMTTVHAFTNDQKNLDNPHKDLRRARGCTQSIIPTSTGAAKALGEVIPHLNGKMHGMALRVPTPNVSLVDLVVDVKRDVSADQINQAFLHASKNDLKGILHYSDEPLVSVDYTTSEYSSIIDGLSTIVMDDRKVKVLAWYDNEWGYSKRVLDLVKFVGTHLAARKEARVS; the protein is encoded by the coding sequence ATGAAGTCACGCGTTGCTATTAATGGTTTTGGTCGAATTGGTCGAATGGTGTTTCGCCAGGCGATTTTAGATAAGCAGGTAGAGGTTGTTGCCATCAATGCCAGCTACCCTCCAGAAACGTTAGCTCATTTAATTAAATATGATAGCGTACATGGTCATTTTCAAGGAGAAGTGAAAGCGCTTGAAGATGGTCTTGAAATAGACGGAAAGAAAGTTCACCTTTTCGCATCACGCGACCCACTTAAGCTTCCTTGGAAAGAGTATGAAGTGGATATTGTTATAGAAGCTACCGGGAAGTTTAAAACGAAAGAAACGGCTGGGCAGCATATTGAAGCGGGGGCTAAGAAAGTTGTGATTACGGCACCTGGCAAAGAAGTCGATGCTACGATTGTTATGGGCGTAAATGAGAGCGTTTACAATGATAAGGAGCACGATGTGTTATCAAATGCTTCTTGCACAACGAACTGCTTAGCTCCGGTTGTGAAGGTGTTAGATGAGCAATTCGGGATCGAGAATGGCCTGATGACAACGGTTCATGCGTTTACAAATGATCAGAAGAACTTAGATAACCCTCATAAAGACTTAAGGCGTGCCAGAGGATGTACACAGTCGATCATTCCAACTTCTACAGGAGCAGCTAAGGCTCTTGGTGAAGTAATTCCCCATTTAAATGGGAAAATGCATGGCATGGCTTTACGTGTTCCAACACCTAATGTTTCCCTTGTCGACTTAGTAGTTGACGTTAAGCGTGACGTGTCTGCAGACCAAATCAATCAAGCGTTCCTACACGCTTCTAAAAATGATTTAAAAGGCATTCTTCATTATTCAGATGAGCCACTTGTGTCGGTTGATTACACAACATCTGAATACTCTTCTATTATAGATGGGCTATCCACAATCGTAATGGATGACCGGAAAGTAAAAGTTTTGGCTTGGTATGATAATGAATGGGGCTACTCTAAGCGAGTGCTAGACCTTGTGAAGTTTGTTGGTACTCATTTAGCTGCACGGAAGGAAGCGCGTGTTTCCTGA